The sequence below is a genomic window from Rhodococcus sp. 4CII.
CGTCGTACGACCCCACACCGACACGGGACTACTCCCCCAACCCGGTGGCCCCGCCCGCGTCGGAACCGCAGACGAACCGCACCCCGGAGCACGTGCCCGACTCGACGAGCGCGACCATCACCCCACCCACCACGACACCGCAGCCGACGCCGACCGCTCCGGCGCGGCCGACCCTGCCCGGCACCAATCCGCCGCCGTCGGCATGGCCGCACATCGAGTGGCCCGCCATTCCGCCGCTGTGGCCGCAGGTTCCGGGAGAATCCACCCCGAACGAACCGAGCCCCGGTGCCCCGGCACCCGGCGTTCCCGGAGTGGCGCCGCCGACCGGGACGCCCGCGGCACCGTCGGCACCGGCAGAGCCACCGGCATCCGAGGGGCTCTTCCCGATCGTCCCGGCGCCGGGCACGGTTGCTCCGAGCCCGAACGGGGCGCTGACTCCGCCGGCCACCGAGACCGTCACGATCCCGGTCAGCTGAACACCTGACTGGTCGCCACCGACAGTCCCGGATCGCTCGCCACGGTCAGCAGGGAGGGCGCGGCGCCACCCCCGATCAGGTGCGCGCCGAGCGACGCGATCATCACTCCGTTGTCGGTGCACAAGCGCGGCTTGGGAACCCGCAGCGTCAGGCCGGCCTCGGCGCAGCGTTCCTCGGCGAGCGCGCGGATACGCGAGTTGGCCGTGGCACCCCCGCCGAGGACGAGAGTGTCGACGCCCACGTCACGGGCGGCGCGCACCGCTTTCATCGTCAGCACGTCGGCCACGGCCTCCTGGAAGCTCGCGGCGATGTCCGGCACCGAATACACCTCCCCGGCACGCTCCTTCGATTCGACATATCGCGCCACCGCCGTCTTCAGACCGGAGAACGAGAAGTCGTGCCGCGCATCGCGCGGCCCGGTCATGCCGCGAGGGAACGGAATCGCGTTCCGGTCGCCGTCCTGCGCCGCAGCGTCGAGGGCGGGCCCACCGGGGAAGCCGAGTCCGAGGAGGCGAGCCACCTTGTCGAACGCTTCGCCGGCTGCGTCGTCAACGGTCGTGCCCAGTTCGACGATGGGTTTCGCGAGATCCTCGACGTGCAGGAGGTGCGTGTGCCCACCCGACACGAGCAGCGCCACACACGGCGGCATCGGTCCGTGCTCGAGGGTGTCCACCGAGACGTGACCGCCGAGGTGATTCACGGCGTAGAACGGGACGTCCCAGGCCGCCGCATACGCTTTCGCCGCCGCGACGCCGACGAGCAGCGCACCGGCCAGGCCGGGGCCGATGGTGACGGCAAGCGCGTCCGGCTTGGCGATCCCGGCCACCGCGAGGGCACGCCTCATCGTCGGGACGATGGCCTCGAGATGAGCGCGGGACGCGACCTCCGGCACCACCCCTCCGTAGCGGGCGTGCTGGTCGACGCTGGACGCGACCTCGTCGGCGAGAAGCTCACACGTTCCGTCACCGTTCCACCGGACGATGCCGACTCCGGTCTCGTCACAAGAGCTTTCGATCCCCATGACGATCATTGCACCGGCTCCTCACCCGATCCGGGGCGGCGCATCGTGAACGCGTCCGCACCGCTCGGTTGGTAGTACTTCTTACGGGTTCCCACGATCTCGAATCCTTCACGTTTGTACAGCGCGATCGCCGCATCGTTGTCGGTCCGCACTTCGAGGAACACCGGACCACCGTGGGTGTCGGCGACGCGGAGAAGCTCGTCGAGGAGGGCGCCGCCGATGCCCCGGCGCTGGCACGCCGGGTCCGTTCCGATCGTGTGTATCTCGGATTCCGGATGCGCGCCATCGCCCAGCAGGGCGATTCCGGCGTATCCGACGACGTGTCCCGACTCGTCCCGCGCCACGGTGTAACGCACGTGCGGGGCGGCGAGTTCCGCCCTGAACGCGCTTGCGCTCCAGGGCCCGTCGCCGGCGAAGAGAATGGTTTCGAGCTCCGCGCAGCGTTCGGCATCCGCGGCCGACATCGGTTCGATGCGGAACGTCATTTCTTCCGGTCCGCCAACTCGACGGCGTCCGGGCGCCGCAGGTACAGCGGGACCAGCGCGTCCGGGACGCCGCCACTGAACAGAGCCTCCGCGGCCACCGCGACCAGCCCTGCGGGCGAGGGCGTTTCCACGGGTTCGACGGGCAGATCGAAGAAGTCGACATGCGACGGCGATCCCGCGACCACCTCGGAGGGCATGGGCTCGAGGTCGCGCGGCTTCACCACCGCCGGACCTTCCACCCGCACTCCCGCCGAATACCGCGCCCAGTACACCTCCCGGCGGCGTGCGTCCGTGACGACGAGCAGATTCCGGTCCCCGTCCACCTGGGCGGCGATTGCGTCGAGGCTGCACACGCCGTGCGCCGGAATACCGAGGGCGTCGGCGAAGGCGGCGGCGGTAGCCATCCCCACGCGCAGTCCGGTGAATGGCCCGGGCCCGGCCCCGACCACCACCGCGTCGAGGTCAGCGGCGACGTGACCCGACTCGGTGAGGCATTCGAGGATGTGCGGGGTGAGCACTTCCGCGTGGGCGCGCGGGTTGACCGTCACGCGCACCGCGAGGGTGTGCACCGCCCCCACCGATGCGGAATCGGCCGAAACCCGGACGACTCCGGCGGTCACGGCAGGCGTGGACGTGTCGATGGCGAGAACAAGCACGGTAACTGAGGGTACTCGCACGTCAGAACGGCTCCCGACACCCGACCCGTCAGGAAATCCACTCCCAGTGGGCCGTGCGGACATCCGTCTCCGGTTCGCGGCGCAGGCGCACTCGCAGGTGGCGGTCGACCAGTTGCTCGACGATGCCCTCCCCCCATTCGACGACGACCACCGCTGCGGCCAGGTCGGTGTCGAGGTCGAGCGCGTCGAGCTCGTCCAGGGCGTGCGGGCCGCTGCCACCCAGCCGGTACGCGTCCACGTGCACCATTCCCACCGGTGCACCGCCGCCGGGTCGCGTGCCCGCCCGGTGCTCTCGCGCGATCACGAATGTGGGCGAAGTCACTCGTCCTTGCACGCCGAGGCCTGCCCCGATTCCCTTCGTCAGCGCGGTCTTCCCTGCGCCGAGGGGTCCGTCGAGCACCACCAGATCGCCGGCGACGAGCCCCCGGGCGAGGTCCCGCCCGAACTGCTCCGTGTCCTCCGCCGTCGCCAGCACCACCGTCCCGCTCACACCCAGCTCTCTCTCCTCAGCCGACATCGGACTGCTCCCGCGATTCCCCCGTGTCGAGACCCCGGCGCAGCACCCGGTCGATCGCGTCCGACACCACCGACGGGAACTCGAGTTGCACGAGGTGGCCCGCGCCGCGCACCCGCACCAGTTCGGATTCCGCGAGGTCCGCGGCGAGCTTCCGGGAACTGGAGAACGGGATGATCATGTCGCTGTCGCCGCACACCACGACGGACGGGGTGTCCTCGATCGCCGCGAGTGACGCCGACTCGTCGTGCAATTCGAGCGTCCGCAGGAAGTTCACGACGGTGACCACCGACGTCCGGTCCAGCATCGAATCGGAGAACTTCTGCAGGCGCGGACTCACGTCCGTGCCGTAGGACGCCGCCCGCAGAATGGGGGTGATCAGCGCCCGGGCCGCGCCCCGTGCGAGCTGGACCACATCGGGCGAGGTCCGGACGGCCAACCGGAATCCGTCGATGACCGGGTTCTGCAGGTTTCTGGTCAATCCGGTCTCGCTGAGGCCCGCCGCGGCCGTGGCGATCAGACCCACCGCCGCCACCCGGGACGCCACCAGTTCCGGCCGTTGCCCGGCGAATGCGAGCACCGTCATCCCGCCCATCGAATGCCCCACCAGCACAACCGGTCCGGTCGGAGCCTTTGCCTCGACGATCGTCGCGAGATCGGCGCCCAGCTGCGCGATGGTGCAGCTCTCGGTCGACGGGACACCCGAATCACCGTGCCCGCGTTGGTCGTAGAACACCATCCGCACGTCGTCGCCCCAGCGCTCGGCGAGTTGACGGCGCTGGAAATGCCACGACGTCATGTCCAGGCAATATCCGTGTACGAACACCGCCGTCACCGGGGCGTCGACCGGTCCGACCTCGCGGACAGTGAGCGCGACGCCGTCCTCGGTGACCACGACGCTGCGCCTATCCCGCGACATCAGTGCGAAGTCCTCGTCGTCGTAGATCTCCCGCCCCGGCCGGGTCGCGCTCCGCAGCGCGTTGACCCCGGCCACCGAGCCCAGCGCGAGCGCGCTCAGCAGCCCGCCGACCAGCCCCAAGCGCTTCGACACCCCCATGACCTAGGCGCCTGCCCCGCCGATGTAGCTGCGCACGGTGCGTCCGCGGACTCCGGTCACCACCTCGTAGTGGATGGTGTCGAGTTCGTCGGCCCAGGCCTGCGCGTTGGGCTCGCCGAGGTCGCCGTTGCCGAAGAAGACCGCGGTGTCGCCTTCCTTGACTCCACCGCCGTCCGGCCCGAGATCCACGACCACCTGGTCCATGCAGACACGTCCGATCCCCGGGCGGCGCTCGGCGCCCAACTGGACCTCGAATCGGCCGCTGAGCGAACGGGGCAGCCCGTCGGCGTACCCGAACGGGAGCAGTGCCACCGTCGTGTCGTGGGGGGCCACCCACATGTGCCCGTAGGACACGCCTTCACCCGCCGCCACTTTTTTCACCAGAGCCAC
It includes:
- the tsaD gene encoding tRNA (adenosine(37)-N6)-threonylcarbamoyltransferase complex transferase subunit TsaD, with translation MIVMGIESSCDETGVGIVRWNGDGTCELLADEVASSVDQHARYGGVVPEVASRAHLEAIVPTMRRALAVAGIAKPDALAVTIGPGLAGALLVGVAAAKAYAAAWDVPFYAVNHLGGHVSVDTLEHGPMPPCVALLVSGGHTHLLHVEDLAKPIVELGTTVDDAAGEAFDKVARLLGLGFPGGPALDAAAQDGDRNAIPFPRGMTGPRDARHDFSFSGLKTAVARYVESKERAGEVYSVPDIAASFQEAVADVLTMKAVRAARDVGVDTLVLGGGATANSRIRALAEERCAEAGLTLRVPKPRLCTDNGVMIASLGAHLIGGGAAPSLLTVASDPGLSVATSQVFS
- the rimI gene encoding ribosomal protein S18-alanine N-acetyltransferase, whose translation is MTFRIEPMSAADAERCAELETILFAGDGPWSASAFRAELAAPHVRYTVARDESGHVVGYAGIALLGDGAHPESEIHTIGTDPACQRRGIGGALLDELLRVADTHGGPVFLEVRTDNDAAIALYKREGFEIVGTRKKYYQPSGADAFTMRRPGSGEEPVQ
- the tsaB gene encoding tRNA (adenosine(37)-N6)-threonylcarbamoyltransferase complex dimerization subunit type 1 TsaB gives rise to the protein MLVLAIDTSTPAVTAGVVRVSADSASVGAVHTLAVRVTVNPRAHAEVLTPHILECLTESGHVAADLDAVVVGAGPGPFTGLRVGMATAAAFADALGIPAHGVCSLDAIAAQVDGDRNLLVVTDARRREVYWARYSAGVRVEGPAVVKPRDLEPMPSEVVAGSPSHVDFFDLPVEPVETPSPAGLVAVAAEALFSGGVPDALVPLYLRRPDAVELADRKK
- the tsaE gene encoding tRNA (adenosine(37)-N6)-threonylcarbamoyltransferase complex ATPase subunit type 1 TsaE — translated: MSAEERELGVSGTVVLATAEDTEQFGRDLARGLVAGDLVVLDGPLGAGKTALTKGIGAGLGVQGRVTSPTFVIAREHRAGTRPGGGAPVGMVHVDAYRLGGSGPHALDELDALDLDTDLAAAVVVVEWGEGIVEQLVDRHLRVRLRREPETDVRTAHWEWIS
- a CDS encoding alpha/beta fold hydrolase, whose amino-acid sequence is MGVSKRLGLVGGLLSALALGSVAGVNALRSATRPGREIYDDEDFALMSRDRRSVVVTEDGVALTVREVGPVDAPVTAVFVHGYCLDMTSWHFQRRQLAERWGDDVRMVFYDQRGHGDSGVPSTESCTIAQLGADLATIVEAKAPTGPVVLVGHSMGGMTVLAFAGQRPELVASRVAAVGLIATAAAGLSETGLTRNLQNPVIDGFRLAVRTSPDVVQLARGAARALITPILRAASYGTDVSPRLQKFSDSMLDRTSVVTVVNFLRTLELHDESASLAAIEDTPSVVVCGDSDMIIPFSSSRKLAADLAESELVRVRGAGHLVQLEFPSVVSDAIDRVLRRGLDTGESREQSDVG